A window of Kribbella sp. NBC_00382 genomic DNA:
TTTCCAGTCGGAGCTGCTACCGCCGTCACCCCGCCCACCGCTCGGACCGCGTCGAGGACCTTGGCGTCATTGCTGAGGATCTCGACCGGCCGGAAGACGCCTGGACTGATACCGGCGTCCGTAGCCGTGCGGTAGGCCTTGGCGGCAGGATCGGTACCGGCCGAGATGGCTGCGAGTTCGGGGGAGCCCAGCCGTAGGCCTAGTGCTGGAGCGAACATTGCCGCCAAGGCGGCTGTCGCGAGCAATGCCGCGACGATGCGATGGCGCACCACCAGATTGCCGATCCGTTGCCAGAGTCGGCTTTCGGCCTTGTGTTGCTTGCGACGCGGCCATTCCAGCCGCGGGCCGATGGTCGAGAGGATGACGGGCAGTAGCGAGAGCGCGATGGCCACACTGACCAACGGGATCAGCAGGCCGCCGAACCCAACGCTGCGCAAGAAGGGCACCGGTACGACGACCAGCGCGAGTAGTGAGATGGCAACGGTCACGCCGCTGAACAGGACCGACCGTCCAGCGGTCACCATCGCCATTTCCACGGCCTCGTTGTTGCCGGCGCCGGCAGCCCGTTCCTCACGCCAGCGCATGACGATCAGCAGGGCGTAGTCGATCGCTACTCCGAGGCCGATCAGCCCGACCAAATACTGCACGATGAACGACACGTCCGTTGCTGTGGACAACGCAAGGATCAGCAGGAACGTCGTACTGATCGCCGCCGCGGCCAGCAGCAGCGGCACGATCGCCAGCAGCGACCCGAACACCAAGGCCAGCACGATCATCGCCCCGCCGGCGCCGAACGCTATCTCGACGATGATCGGCCGGTCGGATCCACCGCCGCCCTCGCGCAAGGCCTCGACGCCGGTCACCTGCAACGGTTGCCCGGCCACCTTCACCGTCGCCATTGTCGACGTCAACTGCGGAAGGGCCGCTGCGTACGCCGCGGGTCCCGGCAGCACTGGCGGGTACACCAGCGCGACCGTTGTCCGCCGATCCGAGCTGGTCAACGCGTTCCGCGATGCCGCCTCGGCGGTACCGCCTGAAGTCCCGGCGTCGAGAAACGAGACGACTCGCCAGCCTTCGTCGGGCAACTGGTTCAATGCGCTCGCGAATTGGGAGCGGACTTCGGGGTCATCGACCGTGGCCGGCGCCGGTACGGACAACACCACAGCCAGCGGATCGATCGCGCCGCCGTTGCCGAACTCGGCCAGGATCCGTTCGTTCGTCTCGAAGGCGGGCTGTCCGGGCAGGCCGAAGTCGTAGCTCAGCCGGTCGATCGTCTTCGGGGCGAGAACGCCGCCGACCACCGCGACGGCTACCCAGCCGACCACTACAAGCCATCGCAGCCGCAACACCCAGGTGGTCCATCGCCGCATGACGCTCACTCCCTGAGGAAGGAATCTGACCTCCGG
This region includes:
- a CDS encoding MMPL family transporter; translation: MRRWTTWVLRLRWLVVVGWVAVAVVGGVLAPKTIDRLSYDFGLPGQPAFETNERILAEFGNGGAIDPLAVVLSVPAPATVDDPEVRSQFASALNQLPDEGWRVVSFLDAGTSGGTAEAASRNALTSSDRRTTVALVYPPVLPGPAAYAAALPQLTSTMATVKVAGQPLQVTGVEALREGGGGSDRPIIVEIAFGAGGAMIVLALVFGSLLAIVPLLLAAAAISTTFLLILALSTATDVSFIVQYLVGLIGLGVAIDYALLIVMRWREERAAGAGNNEAVEMAMVTAGRSVLFSGVTVAISLLALVVVPVPFLRSVGFGGLLIPLVSVAIALSLLPVILSTIGPRLEWPRRKQHKAESRLWQRIGNLVVRHRIVAALLATAALAAMFAPALGLRLGSPELAAISAGTDPAAKAYRTATDAGISPGVFRPVEILSNDAKVLDAVRAVGGVTAVAAPTGKTWAHGDQRLAAVLLSSDPSSTAGRETVEEIRTVAPDTTIGGSAAEDADSVTAIYGNAGWVLLLVVVVTVLLLARALRSVWLPIKALVQNVVSIGAAYGLTVLIWQQGFGAQALFGAEASGTITFWVPLAAFSFLFGLSMDYELFILARIKEEHDSGLSTADATVAGLSYTGRLVSSAALILFLAFVALSTVPVIDVKIFATTLALGIALDATLVRSVLTPALVAWFGDLNWWWPRRRPLDDR